In a genomic window of Streptomyces koelreuteriae:
- a CDS encoding potassium channel family protein, producing MRVAIAGAGAVGRSIAGELLENGHEVLLIDKAPTAISVERVPQAEWLLADACEITSLDEAALQRCNVVIAATGDDKVNLVVSLLAKTEYGVPRVVARVNNPKNEWLFNESWGVDVAVSTPRLMSALVEEAVSVGDLVRLLRFSHGDANLVELTLPEESALAGTQVGDVEWPEDTSLVTIIRGTRVLTPSREDSLEAGDELLFVAAQAREEQLEDLLSVRKDSAKS from the coding sequence ATGAGGGTCGCCATTGCCGGAGCCGGCGCGGTCGGCCGCTCGATCGCGGGCGAGCTGCTGGAGAACGGCCACGAGGTCCTGCTCATCGACAAGGCGCCGACGGCCATCTCGGTCGAACGCGTCCCGCAGGCCGAGTGGCTGCTCGCCGACGCCTGCGAGATCACCTCCCTGGACGAGGCAGCGCTCCAGCGCTGCAACGTCGTCATCGCCGCGACCGGCGACGACAAGGTGAACCTGGTCGTCTCGCTCCTCGCCAAGACGGAGTACGGCGTTCCGCGGGTGGTCGCGCGGGTGAACAACCCGAAGAACGAGTGGCTCTTCAACGAGTCCTGGGGCGTGGACGTCGCCGTCTCCACGCCGCGTCTGATGTCCGCCCTGGTCGAGGAGGCGGTGAGCGTCGGCGACCTGGTCCGTCTGCTCCGCTTCAGCCACGGCGACGCCAACCTGGTCGAGCTGACCCTGCCGGAGGAGTCGGCCCTGGCCGGCACGCAGGTCGGCGACGTGGAGTGGCCCGAGGACACGTCCCTGGTGACGATCATCCGCGGCACCCGCGTCCTCACCCCCTCCCGGGAGGACTCCCTGGAGGCGGGCGACGAACTCCTCTTCGTGGCCGCGCAGGCGCGTGAGGAGCAGCTGGAGGACCTGCTGTCGGTGCGCAAGGACAGCGCGAAGAGCTGA
- a CDS encoding DUF3159 domain-containing protein: MTSLDKPTEETSADDNRAVTEAALFEAFGGVRGMVETVLPGLLFVSIYTINKDLHLSAIAALAVSLVLVVVRLVMKDTVKHAFSGVFGVAFGVVFAMMTGNAKDFYLPGMLYTLGLGLAYIVTTLCGVPLIGLILGPVFKENLSWRTRNPGRKKAYAKASYAWGAILLAKCAILFPLYWWADTTQLGWVLIALKIPPFLLAVWLTWVFLAKAPAPIDVFAEMEAEEKAAEEREREREREAAARSAEQ, encoded by the coding sequence GTGACGTCGCTCGACAAGCCGACCGAAGAGACATCTGCGGACGACAACCGGGCGGTGACCGAGGCCGCCCTGTTCGAGGCGTTCGGCGGCGTCCGGGGCATGGTCGAGACGGTGCTGCCCGGCCTGCTCTTCGTCAGCATCTACACGATCAACAAGGATCTGCATCTGTCGGCGATCGCGGCCCTGGCCGTGTCGCTGGTGCTGGTCGTGGTCCGGCTGGTGATGAAGGACACCGTCAAGCACGCCTTCAGCGGTGTCTTCGGCGTCGCCTTCGGTGTCGTCTTCGCGATGATGACCGGCAACGCCAAGGACTTCTACCTGCCGGGCATGCTCTACACGCTGGGCCTCGGACTCGCGTACATCGTCACCACGCTGTGCGGTGTCCCGCTGATCGGGCTGATCCTCGGCCCGGTCTTCAAGGAGAACCTCTCCTGGCGCACGCGTAACCCCGGCCGCAAGAAGGCCTACGCCAAGGCCAGTTACGCGTGGGGCGCGATCCTGCTCGCCAAGTGCGCGATCCTCTTCCCGCTGTACTGGTGGGCCGACACCACGCAGCTCGGCTGGGTCCTGATCGCCCTGAAGATCCCGCCGTTCCTGCTCGCCGTCTGGCTGACCTGGGTGTTCCTGGCGAAGGCGCCCGCGCCGATCGATGTGTTCGCGGAGATGGAGGCGGAGGAGAAGGCCGCCGAGGAGAGGGAGCGGGAGAGGGAGAGGGAAGCCGCTGCCCGGTCCGCCGAGCAGTGA
- a CDS encoding potassium channel family protein — protein MHIVIMGCGRVGSALAQNLEQQGHTVAVVDQDPTAFRRLGSSFGGRRVTGVGFDQDTLREAGIEEAGAFAAVSSGDNSNIIAARVAREMFGIENVAARIYDPRRAEVYQRLGIPTVATVRWTADQMLRRLLPSGAEPLWRDPTGGVQLAEVHASTAWVGHKISRLQEETGVRVAFLTRLGEAVLPTSQTVLQEGDLVHVMMRTDEVDTVEAAFAKGPEEEGGH, from the coding sequence ATGCATATTGTCATCATGGGGTGCGGGCGAGTGGGCTCCGCCCTCGCCCAGAACCTGGAGCAACAGGGCCACACGGTCGCCGTGGTCGACCAGGACCCCACCGCCTTCCGCCGCCTGGGGTCCTCCTTCGGCGGCCGCCGGGTCACCGGGGTCGGCTTCGACCAGGACACCCTGCGGGAGGCCGGCATCGAGGAGGCCGGCGCTTTCGCCGCCGTCTCCAGCGGTGACAACTCCAACATCATCGCCGCACGCGTGGCCCGCGAGATGTTCGGCATCGAGAACGTCGCCGCCCGCATCTACGACCCCCGCCGCGCGGAGGTCTACCAGCGCCTGGGCATCCCGACCGTCGCGACGGTCCGCTGGACGGCCGACCAGATGCTGCGCCGGCTGCTGCCCTCCGGCGCCGAGCCGCTGTGGCGCGACCCCACGGGCGGCGTCCAGCTCGCCGAGGTGCACGCCTCCACCGCCTGGGTCGGCCACAAGATCAGCCGGCTCCAGGAGGAGACGGGTGTGCGCGTGGCGTTTCTGACCCGGCTCGGCGAGGCGGTCCTGCCCACCTCGCAGACGGTGTTGCAGGAGGGCGACCTGGTGCACGTGATGATGCGCACCGACGAGGTCGACACGGTCGAGGCGGCGTTCGCCAAGGGTCCTGAAGAGGAGGGCGGTCACTGA
- a CDS encoding response regulator has product MTRVLVVDDEPQIVRALVINLKARKYEVDAAHDGATALQLAAARHPDVVVLDLGLPDMDGVEVIRGLRGWTRVPILVLSARHSSDEKVEALDAGADDYVTKPFGMDELLARLRAAVRRAEPAGGGEDDVIVETDEFTVDLAAKKVNRAGKDVRLTPTEWHLLEVLVRHSGRLVGQKQLLQEVWGPSYGTETNYLRVYMAQLRRKLEADPSHPKHFITEPGMGYRFEK; this is encoded by the coding sequence ATGACCCGCGTCCTGGTGGTCGACGACGAGCCCCAGATCGTGCGCGCTCTCGTGATCAACCTCAAGGCACGCAAGTACGAGGTCGACGCGGCCCATGACGGCGCCACCGCCCTCCAGCTCGCCGCCGCCCGCCACCCCGACGTGGTCGTCCTCGACCTCGGGCTGCCCGACATGGACGGCGTCGAGGTGATCAGGGGGCTGCGCGGCTGGACACGGGTGCCGATCCTGGTGCTCTCCGCCCGGCACTCCTCCGACGAGAAGGTCGAGGCGCTGGACGCGGGGGCCGACGACTACGTCACCAAGCCGTTCGGCATGGACGAGCTGCTGGCCCGGCTGCGGGCCGCCGTACGCCGGGCCGAGCCGGCCGGAGGAGGTGAGGACGACGTGATCGTGGAGACCGACGAGTTCACCGTCGACCTGGCCGCGAAGAAGGTCAACCGCGCCGGGAAGGACGTACGTCTGACCCCCACGGAATGGCATCTGCTGGAGGTCCTGGTGCGCCACAGCGGCCGCCTGGTCGGGCAGAAGCAGCTGCTCCAGGAGGTGTGGGGGCCGTCGTACGGGACGGAGACGAACTATCTGCGCGTGTACATGGCACAGCTGAGGCGGAAGCTGGAGGCGGACCCGTCGCATCCGAAGCACTTCATCACCGAGCCGGGGATGGGGTACCGCTTCGAGAAGTAG
- a CDS encoding OB-fold nucleic acid binding domain-containing protein encodes MSAVPRSQKPAGRFRRMLDRLSSSQEDLESEELREDTETAGCIRIGDCQDRQIVTVTGTLRTVTLRPRAGVPALEAELFDGSAALDVVWLGRRSIVGIEPGRRLIASGRVSMSRGRRVLFNPKYELRPLGRE; translated from the coding sequence ATGAGTGCTGTTCCTCGTTCGCAGAAGCCGGCGGGCCGGTTCCGGCGCATGCTCGACCGGCTCTCCTCGTCGCAGGAGGACCTGGAGTCCGAGGAGCTGCGGGAGGACACCGAGACGGCGGGCTGTATCCGGATCGGAGACTGTCAGGACCGGCAGATAGTGACGGTTACTGGTACCTTGCGCACGGTCACCCTGCGGCCGCGCGCGGGAGTCCCGGCCCTGGAGGCCGAGCTGTTCGACGGCTCCGCCGCGCTGGACGTGGTGTGGCTCGGCAGGCGCTCCATCGTGGGCATAGAACCGGGGCGCAGGCTGATCGCATCGGGCCGCGTCTCCATGAGCCGGGGCCGCCGGGTGCTGTTCAATCCCAAGTACGAACTGAGACCCCTCGGACGGGAGTAG